Proteins encoded by one window of Burkholderiales bacterium:
- a CDS encoding DNA-3-methyladenine glycosylase I, with the protein MKSRDAANTEPARCGWCGSDPLYIAYHDHEWGVPSHEEAHLFEMLILEGLQAGLSWLTILKKRAALRQALAGFDPERLARFTPRDIDRLLTDPSIVRNRAKLEAVVNNARAFLDLREKEGDFPAFVWSFVGGRPRQHHFTTLAALPTQSAESRAMARALAARGFRFCGPIICYAYMQAVGMVNDHLVTCPRHGEIAALSIQ; encoded by the coding sequence ATGAAATCAAGGGACGCAGCAAACACTGAACCGGCGCGTTGCGGCTGGTGCGGCAGCGATCCCCTCTACATCGCCTATCACGACCATGAATGGGGTGTACCCTCCCATGAAGAGGCCCACCTCTTCGAAATGCTGATCCTGGAAGGGCTGCAGGCGGGTCTTTCCTGGCTCACCATCCTGAAAAAACGCGCCGCCCTGCGGCAAGCCCTGGCCGGATTCGACCCGGAACGGCTTGCCCGCTTCACACCCCGGGACATTGACCGGCTGCTGACCGACCCCAGCATCGTGCGTAACCGCGCCAAGCTGGAGGCGGTGGTGAACAATGCCCGCGCCTTTCTCGACCTGCGGGAAAAGGAAGGCGATTTCCCGGCGTTCGTCTGGTCCTTCGTCGGTGGCCGACCGCGCCAGCATCACTTCACCACGCTGGCGGCCCTGCCCACGCAAAGTGCGGAATCCAGGGCCATGGCGCGGGCCCTTGCCGCCCGGGGTTTCCGCTTCTGCGGCCCCATCATCTGCTACGCCTACATGCAGGCGGTGGGGATGGTGAACGACCATCTCGTCACCTGCCCCCGCCATGGGGAAATCGCGGCCTTGAGCATTCAATAA